Proteins encoded within one genomic window of Vicia villosa cultivar HV-30 ecotype Madison, WI unplaced genomic scaffold, Vvil1.0 ctg.001641F_1_1, whole genome shotgun sequence:
- the LOC131636127 gene encoding uncharacterized protein LOC131636127 has product MAGIGEISKNSSKSRWWMDLLALDKKLPEIFFVIMCSFVLGMDVSIAGMGSWIQGEWRWSDLGLNNLPAGATGTAALLYGLLRQAVGPSRGSDVDVPFWRLTGHHWFTVSSCYEDICTRKVVFGPPNRFNFVMEFIWKIDVPLKCKVFGWRCLRDRIPTKDSLVRRGIPLSPSALSCSFCGVCSETSCHSLLLCRTVDDVWRYIASWIGLVDYKAENFKESFWIWHSFCNRKKVKRGKLGCAWLATLWTLWLHRNKIIFKNFGWNSRDVGWDVKVLVWRWAFIWNIAHANCNFYEFDKNPLFFLS; this is encoded by the exons ATGGCCGGTATAGGGGAAATTTCTAAGAATTCTTCCAAGTCGAGATGGTGGATGGATTTATTAGCTTTAGATAAGAAACTTCCGGAGATTTTTTTTGTGATAATGTGTTCTTTCGTATTGGGAATG GATGTCTCAATTGCAGGGATGGGCAGTTGGATTCAAGGCGAGTGGCGCTGGAGTGATTTGGGCCTGAATAATTTGCCCGCGGGAGCCACTGGTACAGCAGCGCTGCTGTATGGTTTGCTGCGCCAGGCTGTTGGTCCGTCTAGGGGCAGCGACGTCGACGTCCCTTTTTGGAGATTGACGGGTCATCATTGGTTTACGGTGTCTTCTTGCTACGAGGACATTTGCACAAGGAAGGTAGTTTTCGGCCCCCCAAACCGTTTCAACTTTGTTATGGAGTTCATTTGGAAGATTGATGTTCCTTTAAAGTGTAAAGTTTTCGGTTGGCGGTGTCTTCGTGATAGGATTCCGACTAAAGACTCGCTTGTCCGTAGAGGTATCCCTCTTTCTCCCTCGGCTCTGTCTTGTTCTTTTTGTGGTGTTTGTAGTGAAACTTCCTGccattctcttcttctttgtcgtACGGTGGATGATGTTTGGAGGTATATTGCTTCATGGATTGGTTTGGTGGATTATAAGGCGGAGAATTTTAAAGAGAGTTTTTGGATTTGGCATTCTTTTTGTAATAGGAAGAAAGTTAAAAGAGGTAAGCTAGGATGCGCTTGGTTGGCAACTCTTTGGACGTTGTGGTTACATAGGAACAAGATTATATTCAAGAATTTTGGATGGAATTCTAGGGATGTTGGTTGGGATGTTAAAGTGTTGGTTTGGAGGTGGGCTTTTATTTGGAATATTGCTCAtgccaattgtaacttttatgagtttgacaAAAACCCTTTGTTTTTCCTAAGTTAG